One segment of Leucoraja erinacea ecotype New England chromosome 7, Leri_hhj_1, whole genome shotgun sequence DNA contains the following:
- the ccnt2a gene encoding cyclin-T2a isoform X3, with the protein MATNSLHLTTFCLQYKPTVIACVCIHLACKWSNWEIPVSTDGKHWWEYVDPSVTLELLDELTHEFLQILEKTPSRLKRIRNWRANQAAKKPKADGQLADNVLPGSSGPHESTCSVGVDPASSSSFPKSNSTTALPASLNSGGISIPHVPEMMATTSFSSTSQQDWPQHPHQHMDQAQSHKQELSVSVHKNDMVCMQQSTSGQLTQSHHRSEKGSGHSSSKHEHIKSGNGKHHGFPLPTVPAPQKLALDRYREKFAAELAVQKRKLETLESDVKEQYASAAQALVEQQKKRVPTQQQIQHNSNAVTSPIKMKIPISTEKSERHAADKKEKGLLKLRIPIPPTEKTKDELKMKIKVPSERHSSSDESSGKSKHTSPHAVKEHKEKRKDHSSHHHHSSSHKHSHSSSSGSSRHGTEGSKGGTLRSPVGLSGDGSSTGSSSSRKRAHASDASHNHHPKMSKTSKTAGTSSSSSSSSSSSSSSVKQYIYPYNLILNLPSSPPPTVTYQVGYGQLSTLMKLDRKPTEANGHNANPEYNANTQHKDYKDTYDMLESLLSAQGVNM; encoded by the exons ATGGCTACCAACAG TTTGCACCTGACAACATTTTGCTTGCAGTACAAACCTACCGTGATAGCATGCGTGTGTATTCATCTGGCTTGCAAGTGGTCCAACTGGGAGATACCTGTATCCACAGATGGGAAACACTGGTGGGAATATGTGGATCCATCTGTGACTCTGGAATTACTTGATG AGTTAACACATGAATTTCTACAAATACTAGAAAAAACTCCAAGCAGATTGAAAAGGATACGAAACTGGCGG GCTAATCAAGCTGCAAAGAAACCAAAAGCAGATGGTCAACTAGCTGATAATGTTCTTCCTGGTTCATCTGGGCCTCATGAATCGACATGTTCTGTTGGTGTTGATCCTGCTTCAAGTTCAAGCTTTCCTAAATCAAATTCCACAACTGCTCTACCTGCATCATTGAACTCTGGTGGTATTTCAATTCCGCATGTCCCTGAAATGATGGCTACCACATCATTCAGTTCTACCTCCCAACAAGATTGGCCCCAACATCCACACCAGCATATGGATCAAGCTCAGTCTCATAAACAAGAATTGTCTGTATCTGTTCACAAAAATGACATGGTCTGCATGCAGCAGTCAACTTCTGGACAGTTAACTCAAAGTCATCATCGATCAGAAAAGGGATCAGGGCATTCATCAAGTAAACATGAACATATTAAATCGGGTAATGGCAAACATCATGGTTTTCCTCTTCCAACTGTACCAGCACCTCAAAAATTAGCTTTGGACAGATATAGAGAAAAATTTGCTGCAGAGCTTGCAGTACAAAAACGCAAACTCGAAACACTGGAATCTGATGTGAAAGAGCAATATGCCTCTGCTGCTCAAGCCCTGGTGGAGCAACAGAAAAAGCGTGTGCCCACACAGCAGCAAATTCAACATAATAGCAATGCTGTGACTTCTCCAATTAAAATGAAAATTCCAATTTCCACAGAAAAATCAGAGAGGCACGCAGCAGATAAAAAGGAAAAGGGTTTACTTAAATTACGGATCCCCATCCCACCTACAGAAAAGACTAAGGACGAACtaaaaatgaaaattaaagtTCCTTCTGAAAGACACAGCTCCTCAGATGAAAGCAGCGGTAAGAGCAAGCACACAAGTCCACATGCAGTGAAGGAGCACAAGGAGAAACGCAAGGACCATTCTTCTCACCATCATCATAGTAGCAGCCACAAACATTCGCATAGCAGCAGTAGTGGGAGTAGTAGACACGGTACTGAAGGGTCGAAAGGAGGAACTTTGCGGAGTCCCGTAGGTCTGAGCGGTGATGGCAGTTCCACTGGCTCCAGCTCTTCACGCAAGAGGGCGCACGCCAGTGATGCTTCTCACAACCACCATCCCAAAATGAGCAAAACCTCCAAGACTGCAGGTACTTCATCTAgctcttcttcctcttcctcttcttcttcctcctctgtGAAGCAGTATATATACCCTTACAACTTAATTCTtaaccttccctcctcccctcctcccactgtCACATACCAGGTGGGCTATGGACAACTCAGCACCCTCATGAAACTGGATAGGAAACCTACAGAGGCCAACGGTCACAACGCCAATCCAGAATACAATGCAAACACCCAGCACAAGGACTACAAAGATACTTACGATATGCTGGAGTCACTCTTAAGTGCCCAAGGAGTGAACATGTAG